The following are encoded in a window of Artemia franciscana chromosome 5, ASM3288406v1, whole genome shotgun sequence genomic DNA:
- the LOC136027078 gene encoding innexin inx2-like, whose protein sequence is MLGLFDSAKSSLLKLETVTTDNPVFRLHYKVTFAILVTFTILVTSKQYIGDPIDCIVEGISPDIMDTYCWIHSTFTVPEATKVGQAVAHPGVKQPDEEEVMYHKYYQWVVFMLFFQAMMFYIPRYIWKTAEKGRLSIMTFSLTVPIVDEKTKTERLKLLREYYVGNLGKYNMYGLKFAFCEFLNFANVVFQIYFTDVFLGGHFRNYAPYVFSFQRNETDYNHFAKIFPIVSKCTFHRFGASGTIQRIDGLCVLPVNILNEKIYLFLWIWFVTLSIISGLALIYRLITLISPGVRLSILQAIAPLADKKELRGINQRCQFGDWFILNRLAKNLDSHIYREFVSNLYEQIIGIKA, encoded by the exons ATGTTAGGGCTGTTTGATTCAGCAAAATCATCTTTGCTCAAACTAGAAACAGTAACTACTGACAATCCTGTTTTTCGCTTACATTACAAGGTGACATTCGCTATACTCGTAACTTTTACGATTCTCGTTACATCAAAACAATATATTGGGGATCCAATTGATTGCATCGTTGAAGGAATAAGTCCTGATATTATGGACACCTATTGCTGGATTCACTCAACGTTCACAGTCCCTGAAGCTACTAAAGTTGGACAAGCAGTTGCTCACCCTG GAGTCAAGCAACCCGATGAGGAGGAGGTGATGTATCACAAGTACTATCAATGGGTAGTTTTCATGTTGTTCTTTCAAGCAATGATGTTTTACATACCACGTTATATCTGGAAGACTGCCGAAAAGGGACGTTTAAGCATTATGACGTTTTCGTTGACGGTACCAATTGTCGATGAAAAGACTAAAACTGAACGCCTAAAGTTGCTTCGTGAATACTATGTAGGCAATTTGGGGAAATATAATATGTATGGGTTAAAATTTGCTTTCTGCGAATTCTTAAATTTTGCTAATgtcgtttttcaaatttattttacgGATGTATTTCTCGGTGGGCATTTTAGAAACTACGCACCATATGTGTTCTCATTCCAAAGGAATGAAACAGATTATAAtcattttgcaaaaattttccCAATAGTTAGCAAATGTACTTTCCATAGATTTGGGGCTTCTGGAACAATTCAGCGCATTGATGGGCTTTGTGTTCTTCCAGTGAATATATTAAACGAAAAGATATACTTGTTTCTATGGATCTGGTTTGTCACACTCTCAATAATATCTGGGCTGGCTTTAATTTATAGATTGATAACACTGATATCCCCAGGAGTGCGCTTGTCTATTTTGCAGGCAATAGCCCCATTGGCAGATAAAAAGGAATTGCGCGGAATTAACCAACGTTGCCAATTTGGAGATTGGTTTATCCTCAACAGATtagcaaaaaatttagattCCCACATTTACAGAGAGTTTGTTTCAAATCTATATGAGCAAATTATTGGTATTAAAGCTTGA